One region of Carya illinoinensis cultivar Pawnee chromosome 8, C.illinoinensisPawnee_v1, whole genome shotgun sequence genomic DNA includes:
- the LOC122318249 gene encoding uncharacterized N-acetyltransferase p20-like: MEVDSSRISLRPFKLTDVDDFMLWAGDDQVTRNLTWKTFTSKEEALTFIKDVCIPHPWHRSICIDDRSIGFISVFPWSGDDRCKADIGYGIATKYWGQGITTRVVKIALSQVFKDFPDLVRLQAFVYVENKASQRVLDKAGFQREGLLRKYTFVKGRLVDLLLYSVLSTDSLPTDPQGSA, translated from the coding sequence ATGGAGGTTGATTCATCGAGGATTTCTCTCCGTCCGTTCAAGCTAACAGACGTGGATGATTTTATGTTATGGGCAGGCGATGATCAAGTGACAAGAAACCTAACATGGAAGACTTTTACCTCTAAGGAAGAGGCTTTGACTTTCATCAAGGATGTTTGCATACCCCACCCTTGGCATCGATCCATATGTATCGATGACCGTTCGATCGGCTTCATCTCCGTTTTCCCGTGGTCCGGGGATGACAGGTGTAAGGCTGATATAGGGTATGGAATTGCCACGAAGTATTGGGGCCAAGGGATAACTACCAGGGTAGTGAAGATCGCTCTCTCACAAGTGTTCAAAGATTTCCCTGATCTGGTAAGGTTGCAAGCTTTTGTATATGTGGAAAATAAAGCCTCCCAGAGGGTATTAGATAAAGCTGGGTTCCAAAGGGAAGGGCTACTAAGGAAGTATACCTTTGTTAAGGGGAGACTTGTAGATCTACTTCTCTATAGTGTTTTATCAACTGACTCCCTCCCTACAGATCCTCAGGGCTCAGCTTAA